In the genome of Mycolicibacterium aromaticivorans JS19b1 = JCM 16368, one region contains:
- the eccE gene encoding type VII secretion protein EccE, with translation MKSTSPIGLRLTWWRVIVAFAATVALLAAGTHLWHGPVALAVPITIAVLLDAALLITWRQATLAALAGGRVLRRSAAATVEAPVCPYRLRWTTDELAIRGDDFEALAVVAVDGPSHTPSVLDQHRVQSGVLLPVDVVARAVQQFDVQLAGIDIHSVGRRRAAPDHHHYAATYSGIIADYGAVGQRSTWCVLRMRSRDNAGAIAARDSVAATLAACARRLAVELGAHGCPSRLVDPAELAELDAAIAGPLAGGAQAQWSALVHPAGAVTNYWVSPQDITSATLDRLWAPDTDATMTSIQLRPRPGGSVSVGMLVRYATAGPLKEPPLRGLNPLSGQQEQALRATLLEPALPALQLPHRELGARENLRAPMAATGILIGTTAKHHPMLVPLGDARPGRRASVTVAGELALLFQIARRAAATGYRVAVVSGRPERWRSALAPGLRVVRAVPDELPDGGRDMMVVYDHTGTTGNHPTAAVTVRAVNPGTASVADVHLEQDSNNTAVIRTAEFRYRLHIDVKSERNDIAAAARRVA, from the coding sequence GTGAAATCGACCTCCCCGATCGGACTGCGGCTCACCTGGTGGCGGGTGATCGTCGCGTTCGCGGCGACCGTCGCGCTGCTGGCCGCCGGCACACACCTGTGGCACGGGCCGGTCGCCCTGGCCGTGCCGATCACAATCGCGGTACTGCTCGACGCGGCCCTGCTGATCACCTGGCGTCAGGCAACTCTGGCGGCGCTGGCGGGGGGGCGGGTGCTGCGGCGGAGCGCGGCCGCCACCGTCGAGGCGCCGGTGTGCCCGTACCGGCTGCGCTGGACCACCGATGAATTGGCGATCCGCGGCGATGACTTCGAGGCGTTGGCGGTGGTCGCCGTGGACGGCCCCTCGCACACTCCCTCGGTACTTGATCAGCACCGGGTGCAGTCCGGGGTCCTGCTTCCTGTCGATGTGGTGGCCAGGGCGGTGCAGCAGTTCGATGTGCAGCTGGCCGGGATCGACATCCACAGCGTCGGTCGGCGCCGGGCCGCACCGGATCATCACCATTACGCGGCCACCTACTCGGGGATCATCGCCGACTACGGAGCGGTCGGGCAGCGCAGTACCTGGTGTGTGTTGCGGATGCGCAGCCGCGACAATGCCGGGGCTATCGCCGCCCGCGACTCGGTGGCAGCGACGCTGGCCGCCTGCGCGCGGCGGCTGGCTGTCGAGCTCGGCGCACACGGGTGCCCGTCGCGGCTGGTGGATCCCGCCGAGCTGGCCGAGCTGGACGCGGCGATCGCGGGCCCGCTGGCCGGTGGCGCCCAGGCGCAGTGGTCGGCTCTCGTGCACCCCGCCGGTGCGGTGACCAACTACTGGGTGTCACCGCAGGACATCACCTCGGCGACGTTGGATCGGCTATGGGCACCGGATACCGACGCCACCATGACCAGCATTCAGCTGCGACCCCGGCCGGGCGGGTCGGTCTCGGTGGGCATGCTGGTGCGCTACGCCACGGCGGGCCCGCTCAAAGAGCCCCCGCTGCGGGGGCTCAACCCGCTGTCGGGGCAACAGGAGCAGGCGCTGCGTGCCACCCTGCTGGAGCCCGCACTGCCAGCGCTGCAACTGCCGCACCGCGAGCTGGGGGCCAGGGAGAACCTGCGCGCACCAATGGCCGCCACCGGGATTCTGATCGGCACGACCGCCAAGCACCATCCGATGCTGGTTCCCCTAGGCGATGCGCGCCCGGGTCGGCGTGCCTCGGTGACCGTCGCCGGGGAACTTGCGCTGCTGTTTCAGATCGCCCGGCGCGCAGCCGCCACCGGTTACCGGGTGGCTGTCGTGTCGGGCCGCCCGGAACGCTGGCGCAGCGCGCTCGCTCCCGGCCTGCGAGTAGTCCGCGCGGTGCCTGACGAGCTGCCCGATGGCGGCCGAGACATGATGGTCGTCTATGACCACACCGGAACGACAGGCAACCACCCCACCGCCGCCGTCACCGTGCGCGCCGTGAACCCGGGAACGGCCAGTGTCGCCGATGTACACCTGGAGCAGGACTCCAACAACACCGCGGTCATCCGCACGGCCGAATTCCGGTACCGGTTACACATCGACGTGAAGTCCGAACGCAACGACATCGCCGCCGCAGCCCGGCGCGTGGCGTGA